CGCGTAGCGCCGCGTGTAGCGGCATGCCTTCCTGCCTGGCGCGCCTCTCGAGATGCTTCCACACTTTTACTGGAAATCGAACCGAGCGCGGGATCGTGGGACCGGTCTCCGTTCCCTTCCTTGGCCTGCCCCGACCCACGTGAATCGAAATTCCTTCTTTCGCGATTCGGAGCGCGTATGGATTGCGGCGTACCTTGGTCTTGTCGAAGTTCACCTCGGGTATCTCGCGCAGCGATGCGCGAGACGGCTCGCGGGCCTTCTTACCAACCGCCTTCTTCATAGCGTTTCCTCTCATGGGACGTAGCGCGTCTCGCGCTGATGATGTGAATCGTGTCCTCGGATTGCTCGATGAAGACAACGAGCAGAACACGCCCCTTCTCGGACTGATCGATCAGGAATCGCGCGCTCAGGGTCCAGTGCGTCCTCCACCATCGCCGCGAGCGGGTCAGCGAACACAGAAGCGGCCTCAATGAACGAGACTCCGTGCTTCTTCAGGTTCGACGCGGCCTTCTGTGGGTCCCACGTGAACCGCACGGGAACAAGTGTAATACATTTTAGTGCGCACACAAGGGGCGGGCGAGGTACCGCAATTTGGTCAGCCGGTGGTCAGCAGCTGGTGATCGGGCACAGGGTCCGGAGGGTCGCTGGTAGACGTAAGCACGTAAGCACCGGAAAATACTCGATGCTCGCGCCGAGCCTTTGATACAGCTTGCAAACCTGCGCCCCTCGGGGCACGACCCGAGACCGAAAACATGCAGGCCCTACAAGCCAAGTACTTGTAGGGCCTACGTTTTTTGGTTGCGGGGGCAGGATTTGAACCTGCGACCTTCGGGTTATGAGCCCGACGAGCTACCGGACTGCTCCACCCCGCGTCAGTTGGGGTGCGTCGTATAAAGCTCGTCGGGCCCCCTTGTCAACCGCTATGGCAGGAAGCGCGCGACGGCGTTCCAGCCGGGATTCCTCTGTCCGCGGATGTTCAGCGCCGACGTGAGCGCCAGCGCCGTGCCCGCCGCGACCAGCTGCACGTAGCCGAGCAGGTTCACGACCCGGATCAGGGACGCTGCCCGCTCCGGCGTGCCCTCGGACGGCCTGCCGTTGGTGTCGACCGGGAACGGCTGCTCGTTCGAGAGCATCCGGCCACAGACCTGGGCGCCGATGCCGGAGACGACGGTGATGCCGAGGGCCACGTCCTTGGCCACGATCAGGTTGCGCATCTTGCGGCCGAAGAACTGGCCGCCGAAGACGGAGCGGCCGATGAGCCAGGTGGCCGCCGTGGTGATCAAACCGATGGTCTTCGGGATCGTGTAGGTCCGCCAGGCCTGATCGATGACGCGGGAGCGATCCTTCTCATCGGGCAGCACCCGCACCGCCTTCCCGAGACCGCTCTCTCCAAAAAGAATTCCGCCGAACGTGGCCGCAAGTCCGAGCTCGTGGGCCGCCAGAGCGGCCGACGTGAGTTTTGCCATTGTGTGGTGCCTCCTCGCGCGCCGAGATAGCGATTTCGTGCAGAGAACGCACGCGGCGTGCGCGCGGACGCCCGCCGGGCGCGCGGGCTCAGGGCGAGCGAGTCGCTGCCGCAAATGTACGTGCGGCGGCGAGAGAGCCTCGCCGCCGCGGATTCGGACCGGGAGAAGTCGCGCCTCGCGCTGCTACTTCTCCTTGTTCAAGCCGGTCTTGTCCTTGTCGTCCGCCTTGACCTTCTGCTTCGAGGTCACCTCGATCTTGCTCACGTTGCTCCCGCTCGCGTCGAAGCTCGCGCGCACCTGGTCGCCTTCCTTGATCTGATCCAGGCCGGCCTGGCTGCCATCGCGCGTGATCGTCGCACTGTCGGCGACCTTCAGCTCCTGCTCGCTGCCGGTGCTGGAGGAGATCTTCAGGGAGTGCTTGTCCTTGTCGATCT
The genomic region above belongs to Deltaproteobacteria bacterium and contains:
- a CDS encoding BrnT family toxin; protein product: MRFTWDPQKAASNLKKHGVSFIEAASVFADPLAAMVEDALDPERAIPDRSVREGACSARCLHRAIRGHDSHHQRETRYVP